From a single Balneolales bacterium ANBcel1 genomic region:
- a CDS encoding glycosyltransferase family 1 protein, with protein MRKRRIAIFTGNYNHIRDGVSNTLNRLVGHLEAKEFEVRVFGPWSPDPVIEHNGTYIPVYAVPAPGRPEYRISMGLPETEKELLREFKPDLIHIATPDILGFMALRFAMKNGIPAVASYHTHFSSYLKYYRMGFIAPLLTTYLLWFYRHCEHLYIPSPSMLEDLKKLGVETELKLWSRGVDTELFNPDKKNEAWRAEKGFKEGHFVVTFVSRLVWEKNLMVVAEIFQELRRRNPAIRTMIVGDGPARQELSEILPDTVFTGHLEGEELARSYACSDLFFFPSDTESFGNVTLEAMASGLPAVVAEASGSRSLVENNENGFRAGSMDKKAFLEHILHISENEDIRNHMAVASRKKSLQYDWERIMDSLVACYNEVI; from the coding sequence ATGCGTAAGCGACGTATCGCTATTTTTACCGGGAATTACAACCACATTCGCGATGGGGTCTCAAATACTCTGAACAGACTTGTAGGCCATCTGGAGGCAAAGGAATTCGAGGTACGCGTATTCGGGCCATGGTCACCCGACCCGGTTATCGAGCATAACGGCACCTACATCCCGGTCTACGCGGTACCGGCGCCCGGCCGCCCGGAGTACCGGATCAGCATGGGTTTGCCGGAGACCGAAAAGGAGCTGCTCCGGGAGTTCAAACCCGACCTGATTCACATCGCAACCCCCGATATTCTCGGTTTCATGGCATTGCGGTTCGCGATGAAGAACGGCATACCGGCGGTAGCATCCTATCATACCCATTTCTCAAGCTATCTGAAGTATTACCGGATGGGGTTCATCGCGCCCCTGCTTACGACTTATCTCCTCTGGTTCTACAGGCATTGCGAGCATCTGTACATCCCTTCTCCCTCCATGCTGGAAGATCTCAAGAAGCTGGGTGTGGAAACCGAGCTGAAGCTTTGGAGCAGGGGGGTGGATACGGAGTTGTTCAATCCGGACAAGAAAAACGAAGCTTGGCGGGCAGAAAAAGGGTTTAAGGAGGGGCATTTTGTGGTGACATTTGTTTCACGGCTGGTCTGGGAGAAAAACCTGATGGTGGTCGCGGAAATATTTCAGGAGCTGCGCAGGCGAAACCCTGCGATCCGCACCATGATAGTGGGGGATGGTCCTGCCCGTCAGGAGTTGTCGGAAATACTGCCCGATACGGTTTTTACCGGCCATCTGGAAGGCGAGGAACTTGCAAGGTCCTACGCCTGCAGCGATCTGTTTTTCTTCCCCTCCGATACCGAGTCCTTTGGGAATGTGACCCTTGAAGCGATGGCTTCAGGTCTGCCTGCGGTAGTGGCGGAAGCCTCTGGAAGCAGGTCGCTGGTAGAAAACAATGAAAATGGATTTCGGGCGGGGTCGATGGACAAGAAAGCTTTCCTCGAACATATCCTTCATATTTCGGAAAATGAGGATATTCGAAATCATATGGCGGTAGCTTCCCGGAAAAAATCGTTACAATACGACTGGGAACGGATCATGGACTCTCTTGTCGCCTGTTATAACGAGGTGATTTAG
- a CDS encoding NAD-dependent epimerase/dehydratase family protein, translated as MKAFVTGGTGFIGSHLVDELLKKPNDQIRCLVRSKDKWLHDKDIIRIKGNLQDLDALEEGIAGADVVYHIAGLVMASSQDQFDKANVEATENVLRLAMKHRVPKMVVLSSLAAAGPSFKRPVNEEDEMMPVTRYGESKKRMEEMIRNVADERISVTIIRPPAVYGPREDQIFSVFQMASWRLFPIIGDGQSARISLIHVDDLVAGILLAADEKEAGTETYFISSETDYTWDEIRHATQAAFGHKLFTLNIKPRIVEHIGAAAEFAASLIGRYPVINRDKAKELGMQWTCSVGKASGRLGFRQKVSLSDGIADTIAWYKRHHWL; from the coding sequence ATGAAAGCATTTGTTACCGGTGGAACCGGATTTATCGGAAGTCATCTTGTCGACGAACTCCTGAAAAAACCGAATGACCAGATCCGTTGCCTGGTGCGGTCAAAGGACAAATGGCTGCACGACAAGGATATCATCCGAATAAAAGGGAATCTGCAGGATCTTGACGCCCTCGAGGAAGGCATTGCAGGCGCGGATGTCGTTTATCATATAGCCGGACTGGTGATGGCATCCAGCCAGGATCAGTTCGACAAGGCCAATGTGGAGGCGACCGAAAATGTACTCCGGCTTGCCATGAAGCACAGGGTTCCCAAAATGGTTGTGCTGTCCTCGCTGGCGGCAGCCGGACCCAGTTTTAAACGCCCGGTCAACGAAGAGGATGAGATGATGCCCGTGACCCGCTACGGCGAATCCAAAAAACGGATGGAGGAGATGATCCGGAATGTTGCCGACGAACGCATTTCCGTGACCATCATTCGCCCACCGGCCGTATATGGCCCCCGGGAAGACCAGATTTTCAGCGTCTTTCAAATGGCCTCCTGGCGCCTCTTTCCGATTATCGGTGACGGACAAAGCGCCCGCATCTCCCTGATTCATGTCGATGACCTGGTCGCCGGCATTCTGCTGGCCGCCGATGAAAAAGAGGCGGGGACCGAGACCTACTTTATCTCCAGCGAAACGGACTACACCTGGGATGAAATCCGTCATGCCACCCAGGCCGCCTTCGGCCACAAACTTTTCACCCTGAACATCAAACCGCGAATTGTCGAACATATCGGTGCCGCAGCAGAATTTGCCGCATCATTAATCGGCCGCTACCCCGTTATTAACCGCGACAAGGCGAAGGAACTGGGCATGCAGTGGACCTGCTCGGTCGGGAAGGCTTCCGGCCGGCTCGGCTTCCGGCAGAAAGTCTCGCTGAGCGACGGCATCGCAGACACCATCGCCTGGTACAAACGTCACCACTGGCTCTGA
- a CDS encoding putative Ig domain-containing protein — MMEIPGIRYVTASESHMYVLSDREGLVVFRTSADSLQWLYSSSGLSGRGDRMVADIRFSYLFGTDGRLTVIEPTSVLGVYSSTRLSFDPNDLVRLGDDLFLADSSLGIQKLSLATSESVDREPESAHEHNRPVVSLARISNRLLALDSDNRLLVFENRDGTLALSDEFELSGSGGRLHTIGSRLYLTTEGGAVYRVRLDGRADLLFETGEPITHLKLWNGNYLIRGESSRIRIARQGLRPTLFRDDPSAGNHIATFKQQLWISEYRELSRWLDSGDFAELDTAGTGAPDGQPSGSATAGEPPRLAEIGDLVIPYPRPLLMTLELESDHSPEEVRFQQRSNIDRIRIRGNGLYWQPSSSDVGTHIISLIASTQDGLTDSTSFQVTIRPFNSPPRFSPLRTLSIAVDEEFTIPIRASDPDGSDPDLIRYIGVDLPDGASLDERSGDFTWTPTRRQTGEHEFQVIATDQYGAASSTDVRITVVDLARGES; from the coding sequence ATGATGGAAATCCCCGGAATCCGGTATGTTACCGCCAGCGAATCCCACATGTATGTGCTGTCCGACCGGGAAGGACTGGTGGTCTTTCGCACGTCGGCCGACTCGCTCCAGTGGCTCTACTCCTCCTCGGGGCTTTCCGGACGCGGCGACCGCATGGTGGCCGACATCCGGTTCTCCTACCTGTTTGGAACCGACGGCAGGCTTACGGTAATCGAGCCCACCTCGGTGCTCGGCGTTTATTCATCCACCCGCCTCTCTTTCGATCCGAACGATCTGGTGCGCCTCGGCGACGACCTGTTCCTGGCCGACAGCAGCCTGGGCATCCAGAAGCTCTCCCTGGCCACTTCCGAATCGGTCGACAGAGAACCCGAATCCGCCCATGAGCACAACCGGCCGGTAGTTTCGCTGGCCCGCATATCCAACCGGCTTCTGGCCCTCGACAGCGATAACCGACTTCTGGTGTTTGAGAACCGGGACGGCACACTCGCACTGTCCGATGAGTTCGAACTGTCCGGCAGCGGGGGCAGGCTGCACACCATCGGCAGCCGCCTGTACCTGACCACCGAAGGCGGAGCCGTCTACCGGGTGCGCCTGGACGGTCGCGCCGACCTGCTGTTTGAAACCGGGGAACCGATCACCCACCTCAAACTCTGGAACGGCAACTACCTGATCCGCGGTGAAAGCAGCCGTATCCGGATCGCCCGCCAGGGACTGCGCCCGACTCTGTTTCGCGACGACCCCTCCGCAGGCAACCACATCGCCACCTTCAAGCAGCAACTCTGGATCAGCGAATACCGGGAACTCAGCCGCTGGCTGGATTCGGGCGATTTCGCCGAGCTCGACACCGCCGGAACCGGAGCACCGGATGGGCAGCCGTCCGGCTCGGCAACAGCCGGAGAGCCGCCGCGCCTGGCGGAAATCGGCGACCTTGTCATCCCTTACCCCCGCCCTCTTCTGATGACCCTCGAGCTCGAAAGTGATCACTCCCCCGAAGAGGTCCGTTTCCAGCAGCGCTCCAACATCGACCGCATCCGGATTCGCGGCAACGGACTCTACTGGCAGCCCTCGTCATCGGATGTCGGCACGCACATCATATCACTGATCGCAAGCACGCAGGACGGCCTTACCGACAGTACGTCGTTTCAGGTGACCATCCGGCCGTTTAACAGTCCGCCGAGATTCTCACCGCTCCGAACCCTGTCCATCGCGGTGGATGAGGAGTTCACTATCCCCATAAGGGCCAGCGACCCCGACGGCAGCGACCCCGACCTGATCCGCTACATCGGCGTGGACCTTCCCGATGGTGCCTCGCTGGATGAGCGCAGCGGCGATTTCACCTGGACACCCACGCGCCGCCAGACCGGCGAGCACGAGTTTCAGGTCATCGCCACCGACCAGTACGGCGCGGCGTCATCAACCGACGTCCGGATCACTGTTGTGGATCTGGCCCGCGGTGAATCATGA
- the mutY gene encoding A/G-specific adenine glycosylase, which yields MTVSSDISALISWYHTNRRDLPWRASGDPYRIWLSEVMLQQTRVDQALPYYRRFTRRFPDVTALADADIDEVLRLWEGLGYYSRARNLHRAARQIVERHNGRFPDTYKDALALSGIGPYTASAVLSIAFGKPHAVVDGNVIRVVSRLFAIGGDVRGTGVQKEIQRRADGLMDRERPGDFNQAMMELGATVCTPAAPDCGSCPLQLSCKAFQLGRTGDFPWKSPAKKRPHYQIAVGVVSDGSGRLLIARRPEKAMLGGLWEFPGGKQEPGETLPETVRRELREELGIDVAVEPEPFEVIRHAYSHFAITLHAFFANLREESDPPESKSGEPVLWVDRTRLTEYAFPKANRKITEALETYRA from the coding sequence ATGACGGTTTCAAGCGACATCAGTGCTCTGATTTCGTGGTATCACACTAACAGGCGCGACCTTCCCTGGAGAGCGTCCGGCGACCCTTACCGGATCTGGCTTTCCGAGGTGATGCTGCAGCAGACCCGTGTCGACCAGGCCCTGCCCTACTACCGGCGGTTTACCAGGCGTTTTCCCGATGTTACCGCGCTGGCGGATGCCGATATTGACGAAGTCCTGCGCCTCTGGGAAGGGCTCGGCTACTACTCCAGGGCGCGCAACCTGCACCGGGCGGCCCGGCAGATCGTCGAGCGCCACAACGGCCGTTTTCCGGACACGTACAAGGATGCCCTGGCCCTGAGCGGCATCGGGCCCTATACCGCCTCGGCCGTGCTGAGCATCGCTTTCGGCAAGCCGCATGCCGTCGTCGACGGCAACGTGATCCGTGTCGTGAGCCGGCTGTTCGCGATCGGCGGGGATGTCCGCGGCACCGGGGTTCAGAAAGAGATTCAGCGCCGTGCGGATGGCCTCATGGACCGCGAGCGGCCCGGCGATTTCAACCAGGCAATGATGGAGTTGGGAGCCACGGTCTGCACTCCCGCCGCGCCCGACTGCGGTTCGTGCCCCCTGCAGCTCTCCTGCAAGGCGTTTCAGCTTGGGCGAACGGGCGATTTCCCGTGGAAGTCGCCGGCCAAAAAGCGGCCGCATTATCAAATTGCCGTGGGTGTGGTCAGCGACGGCTCGGGTCGCCTGCTGATTGCCCGACGTCCGGAGAAGGCCATGCTTGGCGGACTCTGGGAGTTTCCCGGGGGCAAGCAGGAGCCGGGGGAGACACTCCCCGAAACCGTCCGGCGCGAGCTGCGCGAAGAGCTGGGGATCGACGTTGCCGTAGAGCCCGAGCCATTTGAGGTGATCCGGCATGCCTACAGCCATTTCGCCATCACCCTGCACGCGTTTTTCGCAAACCTCCGGGAGGAATCCGACCCGCCGGAATCGAAGAGCGGCGAACCGGTGCTCTGGGTCGACCGTACCCGCCTCACCGAGTACGCTTTCCCGAAAGCTAACCGGAAAATCACCGAAGCACTTGAAACCTACCGGGCATGA
- a CDS encoding TIGR02757 family protein, producing MTPPAPLPPLNPAPEDAAMRLKAFLDPVVEQVEVPEYIAADPVAFMHRYDDAENRNLAGFLSALLAWGRRDIVIAKIADLLARFGSSPSDFIGNLSPADEVRLEGFKHRTFTAEDIRWIVRGLSLILREHGSFESFWRRCYRDSGPGRPLLSLFHERFFGMIPDAPVRVRKHISSPDKNSSCKRLWLFLRWTVRQGSCVDPGTMPFMPPSELMVPLDVHVARYSRMFGLLTRRANDGKAVAEITGHLRRMDPDDPARYDYALFGLGVNAIPIPQEFVVNTPV from the coding sequence ATGACACCACCGGCACCCCTTCCCCCGCTCAATCCTGCTCCGGAAGACGCAGCCATGCGGCTAAAGGCGTTTCTGGATCCGGTAGTGGAACAGGTGGAAGTCCCGGAATACATCGCCGCCGATCCCGTAGCATTCATGCACCGATATGATGACGCGGAGAACCGGAATCTCGCCGGCTTTCTGTCGGCCCTGCTCGCCTGGGGAAGGCGTGATATCGTGATCGCGAAGATCGCCGATCTGCTGGCGCGTTTCGGCAGCAGCCCGTCCGATTTCATCGGGAATCTCTCCCCGGCCGATGAGGTCCGGCTCGAGGGGTTCAAACACCGCACCTTCACCGCCGAAGATATCCGCTGGATCGTTCGCGGCCTCTCCCTGATTTTGCGGGAGCACGGCTCCTTCGAATCCTTCTGGCGCCGGTGCTACCGGGATTCCGGTCCCGGCCGGCCCCTGCTCTCCCTGTTCCATGAACGTTTTTTCGGGATGATTCCGGACGCCCCGGTCCGCGTTCGCAAGCACATCTCCTCACCGGATAAAAACAGCTCCTGCAAACGGTTGTGGCTCTTTTTGCGGTGGACCGTCCGCCAGGGCAGTTGTGTTGATCCCGGTACCATGCCGTTCATGCCGCCCTCGGAGCTGATGGTTCCGCTGGATGTCCATGTAGCCCGCTACTCGCGCATGTTCGGACTCCTGACCCGCCGCGCCAACGACGGCAAGGCGGTGGCGGAAATTACCGGCCATCTCCGCAGAATGGATCCGGACGATCCTGCCAGGTACGATTACGCGCTATTCGGACTCGGTGTGAACGCCATTCCCATCCCGCAGGAGTTTGTGGTCAACACACCGGTGTAG
- a CDS encoding ABC-F family ATP-binding cassette domain-containing protein, with amino-acid sequence MTFQKGDRIGLVGPNGAGKTTLLRIMTGKLEPEEGMCEWPSSTRIGYLQQESLEVSREQTVRQMVMEAFAESNRLEKEIEELSARIAELDSFEGEEYTRLLTRLESLQDQYRITDGGKREAKVEEALTGLGFAPAELDDPLHTFSGGWQMRALLAKLLLEAPDILLLDEPTNHLDIDSIDWLERYLPGYPGAIWIVSHDRMFLNRMVTHIAALQLRKIALYKGNYDDYERQYEQQKLLQQQAYENQQKELEQAERYINRFRAKATKARQVQSKIKQLDKMERVEAPEEETATIDFRFPDPPRCGITVMAIRNLDKTYDPEGQKPVPVFTERQDIEIERGDKIALIGANGAGKSTLARIINGNEPFGGERVPGHNVIMTFFAQHLADVLASERTVLEEMEASARSQEARTRIRGILGAFLFSGDDVFKRVGVLSGGERSRLALAKSLLEPANLLILDEPTNHLDMRSKQVLLRALDQYQGTVVAVSHDRYFLDGFANKVWRVGGGRVFEYPGDFSYYEWKSRQQQAGGEAGGESGSGTGSGSAGSGLSGYSAKAVRSGGSGNGAGAGGDGAPGRANGGDGSRGSGSGSAGGSNSGSGPKSKEVKRAEAELRNRFRSEMKPLKTRLSKLEADIEGMEQEKTEIEEKLADPQFYESGDAGEVLKRHSDLERRLERSWDSWAEASADLEALEQRFSEALEEVLSGR; translated from the coding sequence TTGACGTTTCAGAAGGGGGACCGGATCGGCCTTGTGGGGCCGAACGGAGCGGGAAAAACGACGCTGCTGCGCATTATGACCGGGAAACTGGAACCGGAGGAGGGGATGTGCGAATGGCCGTCCTCCACGCGCATCGGATATTTGCAGCAGGAGTCGCTGGAGGTGTCGCGGGAGCAGACGGTCAGGCAGATGGTGATGGAGGCGTTTGCCGAGTCGAACCGGCTGGAGAAGGAGATCGAGGAGTTGTCGGCCCGAATCGCCGAACTTGATTCGTTCGAGGGGGAGGAGTACACGCGCCTGCTGACGCGGCTGGAGTCGCTCCAGGATCAGTACCGCATAACCGACGGTGGCAAGCGCGAGGCGAAAGTGGAGGAGGCGCTCACCGGCCTGGGCTTCGCTCCGGCGGAGCTGGATGATCCCCTGCATACCTTCAGCGGTGGCTGGCAGATGCGTGCACTGCTGGCAAAGCTGCTGCTGGAAGCACCCGACATCCTGCTGCTTGACGAGCCCACCAACCACCTCGACATCGACAGCATCGACTGGCTGGAGCGGTACCTTCCGGGCTATCCCGGCGCCATCTGGATTGTCAGTCACGACCGCATGTTCCTCAACCGCATGGTCACCCATATCGCCGCCCTTCAACTCCGCAAAATAGCGCTCTACAAGGGCAACTACGACGATTACGAGCGACAGTACGAGCAGCAGAAGCTGCTTCAGCAGCAGGCGTATGAAAACCAGCAGAAGGAGCTGGAACAGGCCGAGCGGTACATCAACCGCTTCCGGGCCAAGGCCACAAAGGCGCGCCAGGTGCAGAGCAAGATCAAGCAGCTCGACAAAATGGAGCGCGTCGAGGCGCCCGAAGAGGAGACGGCCACCATCGATTTCCGGTTCCCCGACCCGCCCCGGTGCGGCATCACCGTGATGGCGATTCGGAACCTGGATAAAACCTACGATCCCGAAGGGCAGAAGCCGGTGCCGGTGTTCACGGAACGGCAGGATATCGAAATCGAGCGGGGCGATAAAATCGCGCTGATCGGTGCGAACGGCGCGGGGAAGTCGACGCTCGCACGCATCATCAACGGCAACGAACCGTTCGGCGGCGAGCGCGTGCCGGGCCACAACGTGATCATGACCTTCTTCGCGCAGCACCTGGCCGATGTGCTTGCCTCGGAGCGTACCGTTCTGGAGGAGATGGAGGCCTCGGCGCGTTCGCAGGAGGCCCGGACCCGTATCCGGGGGATTCTCGGGGCGTTTCTGTTTTCGGGGGATGATGTGTTCAAGCGCGTTGGTGTGCTCAGCGGCGGGGAGCGGAGCCGCCTGGCGCTGGCGAAGAGCCTGCTGGAACCGGCCAACCTGCTGATTCTTGATGAGCCGACCAACCACCTCGACATGCGCTCCAAGCAGGTGCTGCTGCGGGCGCTGGATCAGTACCAGGGCACGGTGGTGGCGGTGAGCCACGATCGCTATTTCCTGGACGGGTTTGCCAACAAGGTGTGGCGGGTCGGCGGCGGCCGGGTCTTCGAGTACCCCGGCGATTTCAGCTACTACGAGTGGAAATCCCGACAGCAGCAGGCGGGCGGCGAGGCAGGGGGAGAGAGCGGTTCCGGCACCGGATCCGGTTCGGCGGGATCCGGCCTGTCCGGGTACAGCGCGAAAGCAGTCAGGTCCGGGGGATCCGGCAATGGAGCGGGCGCGGGCGGTGACGGTGCGCCGGGACGTGCCAATGGCGGGGATGGCAGCCGTGGAAGTGGGAGCGGAAGTGCGGGCGGCAGCAACAGCGGCAGCGGACCCAAATCCAAGGAGGTCAAACGGGCCGAGGCGGAGCTGCGCAACCGTTTCAGAAGTGAAATGAAACCGTTGAAAACCAGGCTCTCCAAACTGGAGGCCGACATTGAGGGCATGGAGCAGGAGAAAACCGAAATCGAGGAGAAGCTGGCGGATCCGCAGTTTTATGAGTCGGGCGATGCCGGTGAGGTGCTGAAACGGCACAGCGACCTGGAGCGGCGCCTGGAGCGCAGCTGGGATAGCTGGGCCGAAGCGTCGGCGGACTTGGAAGCGTTGGAGCAGCGTTTTTCCGAAGCGCTCGAGGAGGTCCTGAGCGGGCGATAG
- the rpsU gene encoding 30S ribosomal protein S21 encodes MLGVKVKDNESIDRAINRFKKMMTRSRVLMEYKERQQFIKPSEERREAHKKSVREERKRRRDEWR; translated from the coding sequence ATGCTCGGAGTAAAAGTCAAAGATAACGAAAGCATTGATCGTGCCATAAACCGTTTCAAGAAAATGATGACCCGTTCCCGTGTTCTGATGGAATACAAGGAGCGCCAGCAGTTTATCAAGCCTTCGGAAGAGCGTCGTGAAGCGCACAAGAAGAGTGTCCGGGAAGAGCGCAAGCGTCGCCGCGACGAGTGGCGGTAG
- the radA gene encoding DNA repair protein RadA, whose protein sequence is MAKKNRTRFVCTNCGWESSRWMGNCDSCSQWNTMEEVPDRDPVADKPHKARLARPDDAPARPLALSEIPASEASRHQTGIGELDRVLGGGVIPGSFILLGGDPGIGKSTLALQCSVMLDDQKTLYVSGEESLAQIRQRSGRLGLHSDSLLIYTETEIMRVIETARSEKPGILVIDSIQTVYHSGLQSMPGTTAQIRECAALLMQFAKQENTTVIAIGHVTKEGDLAGPRILEHMVDTVLQFEGDKQSHHRILRTLKNRFGPAHEVGIFEMNDDGLREVANPSELFLSELDPAVSGNAVVCSMEGTRPLLIEVQALVAPASYAMPQRTASGFDQRRLSLLLAVLEKRCGMAFHQHDVFLNVAGGMKLSETACDLGVACALVSSISGKATGEPIVIIGEVGLGAEVRRVTRLTRRLEEAGNMGFSRAVVPAGSNHTREKRVRTSPVKNVEQALRECGLD, encoded by the coding sequence ATGGCAAAAAAGAACCGTACCCGTTTTGTATGCACCAATTGCGGCTGGGAATCTTCCCGCTGGATGGGAAACTGCGACTCCTGCTCACAGTGGAATACGATGGAGGAGGTTCCCGACCGGGATCCGGTGGCGGACAAGCCGCACAAGGCCCGGCTGGCCCGGCCTGATGATGCGCCTGCAAGGCCGCTTGCCCTCAGTGAGATACCTGCTTCCGAGGCGAGCCGCCACCAAACCGGCATCGGGGAACTGGACCGGGTTCTCGGCGGCGGGGTGATACCGGGCTCGTTCATTCTGCTTGGCGGCGATCCCGGCATCGGAAAAAGCACCCTGGCCCTGCAGTGTTCGGTCATGCTGGATGACCAGAAAACGCTTTACGTCTCAGGCGAGGAGTCGCTGGCGCAAATTCGTCAGCGGTCGGGCCGCCTGGGACTGCACTCCGACTCGCTCCTGATTTATACCGAAACCGAAATCATGCGGGTTATCGAAACGGCGCGGAGTGAGAAGCCGGGCATCCTGGTGATCGACTCCATCCAGACCGTCTATCATTCGGGCCTGCAGAGCATGCCGGGCACCACCGCGCAGATCCGCGAATGTGCCGCGCTGCTCATGCAGTTTGCCAAACAGGAGAATACGACCGTCATCGCCATCGGCCACGTCACGAAGGAGGGCGACCTGGCGGGCCCGCGCATCCTGGAGCATATGGTGGACACCGTGTTGCAGTTCGAAGGCGACAAACAGTCGCATCATCGTATTCTCCGCACCCTCAAAAACCGGTTTGGTCCGGCGCACGAAGTGGGCATATTTGAGATGAACGACGACGGCCTGCGGGAAGTGGCCAACCCCTCGGAGCTGTTTCTGTCGGAGCTGGATCCCGCTGTGAGCGGCAACGCCGTGGTCTGTTCCATGGAGGGCACCCGGCCGCTACTGATTGAAGTGCAGGCACTCGTGGCCCCGGCATCCTACGCCATGCCCCAGCGCACCGCTTCGGGGTTTGACCAGCGCCGGCTCTCCCTGCTGCTGGCCGTGCTTGAAAAACGGTGCGGCATGGCATTTCACCAGCATGATGTGTTTCTGAATGTGGCGGGCGGGATGAAACTCTCGGAGACGGCCTGTGATCTCGGCGTGGCCTGCGCGCTGGTTTCGTCCATCTCCGGAAAGGCTACCGGAGAACCGATTGTAATCATCGGTGAAGTGGGGCTCGGGGCGGAAGTGAGAAGGGTGACCCGGCTCACCCGAAGGCTGGAAGAGGCGGGGAATATGGGGTTCTCGCGCGCGGTCGTTCCCGCCGGATCGAATCACACGCGCGAAAAAAGAGTGCGGACGAGTCCCGTAAAAAATGTAGAACAGGCGCTTCGGGAATGCGGACTGGATTGA
- a CDS encoding lysylphosphatidylglycerol synthase transmembrane domain-containing protein, whose protein sequence is MAAHHTHTVPETPRDNGPGPDSGVTSVISGKYLVLSILLSLTSMGVLIYLTYSPGLFDRLYWNRTPGLFIALFVVCLRIWFLSMKIRYLSEQRLSWVASLRVVLCWEFTSSITPSTIGGGPMATYVMTREKLSLGQSSAIVIYGIMLDQLLLVFIIPLLVLLGVFFAVIPENAGWAGHGAMFLIYMALLGYALFLTYGVFRDPALLKRTVNFVFSMPLLRKYRYKIAREAEKLEEYSHELRKKPKSFLYKAFGLSTLAWLAKMSLPAIVILSFVPADVVLSFLRSMAMTLAGMFMPTPGGSGGVEGLYALFIGPLMERREFLGIAVFMWRIISFYTLVGAGMMAMSWYLNVKIVETKNNRNEKRSGAGNPSANTGQADTDRHRPG, encoded by the coding sequence TTGGCTGCCCATCACACCCATACTGTTCCCGAAACACCTCGAGACAACGGCCCAGGGCCGGATTCAGGCGTCACATCGGTCATTTCCGGCAAGTACCTGGTGCTTTCGATTCTGCTGAGCCTGACCAGTATGGGGGTGCTCATCTACCTCACCTATTCCCCCGGATTGTTCGACCGGCTGTACTGGAACCGGACCCCAGGCCTGTTTATCGCGCTTTTTGTAGTGTGCCTGCGCATATGGTTTCTGAGCATGAAAATCCGGTATCTCTCCGAGCAGCGCCTCAGCTGGGTTGCGTCCCTTCGGGTGGTGTTGTGCTGGGAGTTCACCTCGTCGATAACCCCGTCCACCATTGGCGGCGGACCCATGGCCACCTATGTGATGACCCGCGAAAAGCTCTCACTGGGCCAGTCAAGTGCCATTGTGATTTACGGCATCATGCTCGACCAGCTGCTGCTGGTGTTTATCATCCCCCTGCTGGTTCTTCTCGGCGTTTTTTTTGCCGTCATCCCGGAAAACGCGGGATGGGCCGGCCACGGCGCCATGTTCCTCATCTACATGGCCCTGCTTGGCTACGCGCTGTTCCTGACCTACGGGGTGTTCCGGGATCCCGCCCTGCTCAAACGCACGGTTAACTTCGTTTTCAGCATGCCGCTGCTGCGGAAGTACCGCTACAAGATCGCGCGGGAGGCGGAAAAGCTGGAGGAGTATTCCCACGAACTGCGCAAGAAACCGAAATCCTTTTTGTATAAGGCGTTCGGCCTGTCCACACTCGCCTGGCTCGCCAAGATGTCCCTGCCGGCGATTGTGATACTGAGTTTTGTTCCCGCCGATGTGGTGCTCTCGTTTCTTCGCAGCATGGCCATGACCCTGGCGGGGATGTTCATGCCGACACCCGGCGGCAGCGGCGGCGTGGAGGGACTGTACGCCCTGTTTATCGGTCCCCTTATGGAGCGGCGGGAATTTCTGGGCATCGCGGTATTCATGTGGCGCATCATCAGCTTCTATACCCTGGTGGGCGCCGGAATGATGGCCATGAGCTGGTACCTGAATGTGAAAATTGTAGAGACAAAGAACAACCGGAACGAAAAGCGGTCAGGTGCCGGTAACCCTTCCGCAAATACCGGTCAAGCGGATACGGACAGGCATCGCCCCGGATAA